A single genomic interval of Terriglobales bacterium harbors:
- the rpsH gene encoding 30S ribosomal protein S8 — translation MRLTDPVADFLTRVRNALRARHQKVDVPASKLKLEIARILKEEGYISNFKPVEEEGKKVLRIYLKYSNANEAAITNVERVSKPGCRVYVGRTEIPRVLGGMGINILTTPRGVMTGRQARREGVGGEILCEVW, via the coding sequence ATGAGGTTGACCGATCCGGTGGCAGATTTCCTGACGCGGGTGCGCAATGCGCTCCGTGCCAGGCACCAGAAGGTAGATGTGCCGGCGTCGAAGCTGAAGCTGGAGATTGCGCGCATCCTCAAAGAGGAAGGCTATATCTCGAATTTCAAGCCGGTGGAAGAAGAAGGCAAGAAAGTATTGCGCATTTACCTGAAGTACAGCAACGCCAACGAAGCCGCCATCACCAACGTGGAGCGGGTCTCAAAGCCGGGATGCCGGGTGTATGTGGGTCGCACCGAGATTCCACGCGTGCTGGGCGGGATGGGAATCAACATCCTGACCACACCCCGCGGGGTGATGACCGGCCGCCAGGCCCGCAGAGAAGGTGTGGGCGGCGAGATCCTGTGCGAAGTTTGGTGA
- a CDS encoding type Z 30S ribosomal protein S14 has protein sequence MATTAKRVKDAKKPKFSTRKHNRCKICGRPRAYLRKFGLCRLCFRGLALRGEIPGVSKSSW, from the coding sequence ATGGCAACCACCGCAAAAAGAGTAAAGGACGCGAAGAAACCAAAATTTTCCACGCGCAAGCACAACCGCTGCAAGATTTGCGGACGTCCGCGAGCGTACCTGCGGAAGTTCGGCCTTTGCCGCTTGTGTTTCCGCGGTCTGGCATTGCGGGGAGAGATTCCCGGGGTTTCGAAATCGTCCTGGTAA
- the rplE gene encoding 50S ribosomal protein L5: MRVRFEQEIKPAMMKEFEVKNPMAVPRLHKIVVNMGVGEATQNAKVLDPAANELGQITGQKPVITRAKKSIAAFKVRAGMPIGAMVTLRGDRMYEFFDRLVNVALPRVRDFRGVSTKSFDGRGNYTLGLRDQLIFPEIDYAKVDKLKGMNVTIVTTAKSDDEARALLRHMGMPFRA; this comes from the coding sequence ATGCGGGTGCGCTTCGAGCAGGAGATCAAGCCTGCGATGATGAAGGAATTCGAAGTGAAAAACCCGATGGCGGTGCCGCGGTTGCATAAGATCGTGGTCAACATGGGAGTCGGTGAGGCCACGCAGAACGCCAAGGTTCTCGATCCGGCCGCGAACGAATTGGGACAGATCACCGGGCAAAAGCCGGTGATCACTCGGGCAAAGAAGTCGATTGCGGCGTTCAAAGTGCGCGCCGGAATGCCGATTGGGGCCATGGTCACGCTGCGCGGCGATCGCATGTATGAATTTTTTGACCGCTTGGTGAACGTGGCTTTGCCACGTGTCCGCGATTTCCGCGGGGTTTCGACCAAGTCCTTCGATGGACGCGGCAATTACACACTCGGACTGCGTGACCAGTTGATCTTTCCGGAGATTGACTATGCCAAGGTGGACAAGCTTAAGGGCATGAACGTGACTATCGTGACCACCGCCAAGTCCGACGATGAGGCACGGGCGCTGTTGCGTCACATGGGAATGCCGTTTAGAGCTTGA